In Alcaligenes faecalis, the sequence CTGGTTCACCGCCAGCCCCTGCATATTGATGCCGAATTCGACACCACCATTACGCAAGACGTAGAAGACAGCGATATTGGTACCGTGCTGGACTACCGCCAGCTGCGCGAGGCGCTGATTGAAGTCAGCACCACCGAGCACACCAATCTGCTGGAAACGCTGGTGGAACGCCTGGCTGATCGCATCCAGAATGATTTCCCGACCGTGGAACGCGTTAAAATCCGGGCCAGCAAGCCCGAGGCCTTTGCCGACTGTGATGCCGTCGGCATCGAGATCGAACGCAGCCGCTAAAGCCCCGCCCCGCTTCCTGCCGGGGCCACGATGACACTTCTATCCGCTTTTCCTTATGTCCCAAGACACCAGCACCCTACCCACTTCCGAAACCGATACTCCCGTGTTTGCCAGCAAGGCTGAACGCAAGCAGCGCGTCAACGACAACAAGCTGAGCAAACGCATCATGCGTGAAGTGGGCCGCGCTATCGGGGACTTCAACATGATCGAGGAAGGCGACAAGATCATGGTCTGCCTGTCCGGCGGCAAGGACTCCTACGGCCTGCTGGACGTGCTGATGACATTGCAAAAGCGCGCGCCAATCAAGTTCGACATTGTGGCCGTGAACCTGGACCAGAAGCAGCCCGGTTTCCCTGACCATATCCTGCCCGAGTATCTGGAAAAGCTGGGTGTGCCCTATCACATCGAAACTCAGGACACGTACTCGGTAGTGACGCGCGTGATTGCCGAAGGCAAAACCATGTGTTCGCTGTGCTCGCGCCTGCGCCGCGGGATCCTGTACCGTGTCGCCAAGGAGCTGGGAGCCACCAAGATCGCCCTAGGCCACCACCGTGACGACATTCTGGCCACCTTCTTCCTGAATCTGTTTTACGGCGGCCGCATGAAAGGCATGCCGCCCAAGCTGATGTCGGATAACGGCGAACATATTGTGATCCGCCCTCTGGCCTACGTGCCCGAGAAGGATCTGATCGCCTACGCCAAGCTCAAAGAATTCCCCATCATCCCCTGTAACTTGTGCGGCTCGCAGGAAAACCTGAAGCGCCAGGAAATCAACCGCATGATTGCGGACTGGGACAAGAAATTCCCGCACCGTTCCTGGAACGTGTTTGGCGCCCTGACCCGCGTGGTGCCTTCGCACCTGATGGACCCCAAGCTGCATAACTTTGCAGATCTGAAGGTGACAGGACAGGCAGACCCGGAAGGCGACAAGGGCTTTGATCAGGATTATTTTGATGATCACCTGCCCGAGAGCTTGCTGGCTGCAGGCTTTGAGGAAGACAGCGACGAGGCCACTCCGGGCGTGCGTCAGGATGCCTTCACGCCAGCTCAGCCTGCCGCTTCTGGTGAACAGCAGATTGTGTTCATGAGCAAAAGGCGCTCCGGCCAATAAACCTGGCACGCGGCTTAGCCTGAGGCTAGCCGCCGGAAGACACGCGACACGCAGGCAACAAAAAGCCCCGATATAAATCTTCAAAACCTGGGTCTTATTCCAGATACTGGTGATTTATATCGGGGCTTTTTTGCCCCCACCGAATGGCTATCAGGCCTTAGCTCGGCTTTTGCGAACCATCCCAGCGTTCACCGGGCACCTGAATATCAAACAGTTCCAGCACCCGCATCACCGTGTGATCGACAATATCGTCGATGCTTTTGGGACGCAGGTAAAACGCGGGCATAGGCGGGAAGATAATCCCGCCCATTTCCGTCACGGCTGTCATATTACGCAAATGCGCCAGATTGAATGGCGTTTCACGCACCATCATCACCAGACGACGACGCTCCTTCAAGGTAACGTCGGCCGCCCGGGTAATCAGGTTATCGGACAGACCATGCGCCACAGCGGCCAGGGTACGCATCGAACAGGGCACAATCACCATGCCGGCGGTAGGAAAACTGCCACTGGCCAAGGTTGCACCCACATCGCGGAAGCTGTGCACCTGATCAGCCAAAGCCTGGATCTCGTGCCTGCCGATATCCAGCTCATATTTGATGTTCAGCACCCCGGAAGGCGAGATCACCAAATGGGTTTCCACATCCGGACAGGACTGCAGCACTTGCAGCAGACGCACGGTGTAGACCGCCCCGGTGGCCCCGGTCATACCTATGACCAGGCGTCGCTTGGTGCTCACTCCAGAGCCCCAGCCTCGCGCAGCATGGTTTCCAGTTCGCCGTTTTCGTACATTTCAGACACGATATCCGAACCGCCGACGAATTCGCCCTTGATGTACAGCTGAGGGATGGTGGGCCAGCTGGAGAAATCCTTGATGCCCTGACGCACTTCGGCGTCGTCCAGCACGTTGACCACAACCACTTGGCTCAGGCCAAC encodes:
- the folB gene encoding dihydroneopterin aldolase, with product MTTRRIFINNLVVQASIGMLDHELVHRQPLHIDAEFDTTITQDVEDSDIGTVLDYRQLREALIEVSTTEHTNLLETLVERLADRIQNDFPTVERVKIRASKPEAFADCDAVGIEIERSR
- the ttcA gene encoding tRNA 2-thiocytidine(32) synthetase TtcA, yielding MSQDTSTLPTSETDTPVFASKAERKQRVNDNKLSKRIMREVGRAIGDFNMIEEGDKIMVCLSGGKDSYGLLDVLMTLQKRAPIKFDIVAVNLDQKQPGFPDHILPEYLEKLGVPYHIETQDTYSVVTRVIAEGKTMCSLCSRLRRGILYRVAKELGATKIALGHHRDDILATFFLNLFYGGRMKGMPPKLMSDNGEHIVIRPLAYVPEKDLIAYAKLKEFPIIPCNLCGSQENLKRQEINRMIADWDKKFPHRSWNVFGALTRVVPSHLMDPKLHNFADLKVTGQADPEGDKGFDQDYFDDHLPESLLAAGFEEDSDEATPGVRQDAFTPAQPAASGEQQIVFMSKRRSGQ
- a CDS encoding UbiX family flavin prenyltransferase, which encodes MSTKRRLVIGMTGATGAVYTVRLLQVLQSCPDVETHLVISPSGVLNIKYELDIGRHEIQALADQVHSFRDVGATLASGSFPTAGMVIVPCSMRTLAAVAHGLSDNLITRAADVTLKERRRLVMMVRETPFNLAHLRNMTAVTEMGGIIFPPMPAFYLRPKSIDDIVDHTVMRVLELFDIQVPGERWDGSQKPS
- the grxD gene encoding Grx4 family monothiol glutaredoxin, whose translation is MSEVQDFIRETVTENPVVLFMKGTAQAPQCGFSARTVQILRAVGLSQVVVVNVLDDAEVRQGIKDFSSWPTIPQLYIKGEFVGGSDIVSEMYENGELETMLREAGALE